CTAAAGCTCTTTGATGCTAGTGCAGGGTTTCTTTGTGGATCGTTAGCTGCATGCACCTAATTATTAGTATACATTATAACTGAGCACATCAATTCATCTCAGGAGTtacaattaagaaattaataagatattcacGATTATCTAAATTCGACTATATTAATAAAGTGAAAATTCAATCTAATGCTTTAAGACGTAAATCTTAACAGCTAATTTATTAAACCATATCCCTCTTCTTGCCAAAACAATATGGCCtacttccatcatcatcatagtttattttataagcaacaaatgctttattctataataatcTACTCCCATTAAATTCTTAGACATTTCTCAAACATTATATAAGGCTTTAATTCCTGCAATATCATCTGCATGCAAGCCTTTAGTCACTCCTTGAGAGATACTGGGTTCCATGATTGCTCCTTGAACTGAGCTATGCCCGAGTCCAAGAAGGTGCCCAATTTCATGCAAAGCAACTGTCTccatactttaatttttttatttagtgattaagtaaattttttttaatttactcttgatttttttttttaaaatatttaaagatataaaaaaatatatgaaaaaaaaaattaaaagcatttaaCCTTCTCGATAGAATTTGTCGGTGGTGTTAGCacgactcttatatatatatatatatatattcaatccatcaagaaatctgaaaatgcaACAATGCAACAGcctaattttaatttgcaacATTGATCAGCAGCTTAATTAATTGCTTCAtttcaattatcttaattagtAGTACTCATGGCTTCTAATTAAGATTTGTTTCCCTCTTCAGAAGTCAAATGATCACAAAAACTGttataacatttaattaatCACATGCGAAATGCGACTTATTCATGTATGTATACTGGAGATATATAGAAGGAATTaggacaacaaaaatccaaagaatttagAATGACGATCGAGGAGGCTTATATTAGATAGAGgatgcaatatataatatatatatatatatacactacttgTCAAAGAAACTTGTTATAACaaacttttattcctttttagtCATTACCTGCTATATCATATGCCTATAGAAGATTTCTAAGGCATTATGTAATCGTTGCattcaatgaaatgaatatttggAAAACATTGTATCCCTTCCTATTATTACTCTAATACTATAAATACCTCTGAAATGTATATGACCTAAGATGAAAACATACCTCAAATAGTCTGTGGACTTCAAGCCCCTTTGACAACGAATGGGAAGAGTAACACAGCAATATCATCATTATATTGCTGTGAAATATTCTGCACGTAGACTTCCTCAGTAATTGGAACTCCTCCATTAAAACCAATCTGTACACCACCACAATTTCTGTCAATCCTACATAActattgttcatatatatatatatatatatatatatatatatatgaacaattcATACAAATTATGAGCTTCCCTTGGCTAAGCAACAAGTAAGCTGCCATAAATCCATTTCATCATGGTGGATTTGATTGCTTTTTCCTCACATATTTTAAGTTAATATATACAGTGTTTGTCATAATTCATTAGCCAAGGGAAGGCTTATTTCTGGGTGTGGAAGAACGTGATCTAAAGAAATGTAGAGACATGGGCTAATAGAATTATGAATCAGAAATCTGAGTTTatgggtattttattttatatttttgctgATAAGGTAGGTAGTGAAAGAAATTCCACCTCTTGAAGCATTTCACGGAAGGCATGGTAATGGAGTGGATCTGAATCACATTAAGTTCCATCCACATCAAATATAACTCTTTGAAGAGGGGCAAGTGCAGCAAGAGAACTTTTGCAGCTGGTTCCATGACAAAATTAAGGCAATGAGACAAAGTAATGCAACCAAGTGAGCCATAAATAAGATGTGGTGCTTTAAAGTTTCAGAGAATATTTGAAAGTGCAGCACATCAAGAGGTCAGTCAATTCATCCCTAAACTGCTCTGCAAGAAACTTAATGTATTAAAGGCTCCTTCTCAAAGGCCCGACCTACAAAACCTATCAAAGCTCCTCATCTCATGGTTGATATAGAAGCCAAGAGATCATGATGAGTTGGGACACTTTATTCAACCAATTATAAAATGACATTAGCTTAAAGACTGGGGGCATCTCTCTTTAATTATCTGAAATACACTTGCAGGAAACTTCTTACTAAGAACTGAGTGAAGGATTGAGTTTTGATGtatcaaaagagaaagacaAGCGTTAATCGACAGAATTCAAGCGACCGGATGCCGTGAACAGAATAGGGAAGCAAAGAGTACTATAGATTTGAACAATAAAGCTTTTTTCCCATGATTTTCAACAAATCTAAGTTTTCGACAGTAGTGGAATTTatgttaaagaaaacaaaaaacgtagtggctattaaatataaaggaataaatataaatgaaatatgcattgcaaaaataaatctaacctCTCGACAGTACCAAAATTTAGTCATTACCTGCTATATCATATGCCTATAGCAGATTTCTAAGGCATTATGTAATCGTTGCATTCAATCAAATGAATATTTGGAAAACATTGTATCCCTTCCTATTATTACGTACGTAGcctcacacatacacacacacttaTATATTAAGTACTATGTGAGTGTATATGGATATAGAAAAGACCATATTATAGACATGCATGTTCAAGTCGACCAAATATTGAAGTGGATCAAGAGATCAGAAGTACTACATACAATAATTTGGGAGGTGAATTCAGGGACTCCATTATGGCTTAAGAATGTAATGGGAGGCATGCGTGATGGCAAAAATATACATCATCTGCAGCTCTCCCTGTGGCAATGAAAACATATTTACTAGAATTTCCAAAGCGACAAAGCTAGTTAAACTACATACATAACTGTAGAGGATCAATGTCATTTTacacgggaaaaaaataaaacacaagttgTAAGTAAACTTTTACAGAGCAGGGAAAAAGGTGTCGGAACTTACTCTCTCTCTAGCCTTAAGCTTCTCTTCCATTACAAAAgtaattccttctccttcatctcaaGGAAGCTTCTCAGAGAGTCAGCCTTCTGTGATgattaccataaaaaaaaaaaaaggaattatgtataaaaccatcaatgaattattcatcgggtttgggaaaccaagttgctagaaatatatttaacacttCACTTGTACAAGTGATTTTATGGTGGATAACTCAAAATGATACTAACCTCATTTTGCAGACCATGAGAGATCCAAGAGATCCCCGGTGTAGACATAGatccaagatttatataaatatatataataccatatatatatttatatatatagcccagtgTCGTATAGAGTAAGTACAAAAACCACCCAAAGGCTAAACACAATGACACCCTTGACTCATGCCTCCCCGGTGTCacaaaaaaccacccaaaaaatgTGCCCTTTTATGAGAAGGCCCTTATGGGCCGGGGGAATCGTTGCACTGAGTCTGTCGAACTGACTCAGTGAACGAcgggaaagccctaaagaaagaTTGCATCACTTTGTCATTTTGTAGCTGATGCTCCCTCAGCTCCCGCATCTCTGTCCTCATTTCATCCAGCTGACTCTTGTAAGcttcagcatccttcttatattgctcagcatccttcttatattgttcagcatctttcttgtgcttttcagCCTCAGACATGTATTGTTGCATTTGAACTTTGTCACGTTGTCTACTTGACTCGGGGATGACCATTTCCCCAAGTCCCCGTGCATATCCAGGTCGATGGCCAAGAACCTCCCTAAAGACAGTCGCTGCTGCCTCATCACTACGTTGCTCTGGTCCTAGGCCATCCAACCTACATTGCATCTCCTTCTGCACATTGAGAAAGCAACgattattaacaaaaaataagctAGTGCTATATTAATGATTTTACTACCGTATAGAAATTCAACATAGATCCCAACGGCTGTTTATGCACTACTCACATAAGTATTTTCTGTAGCATCTGTGACaaatgcattctttttcttcgaCCAACGCGTCTCTTTGTAGAAGTCGACCAAATTCCCATTCTCATTGCGCTGTCATGTGTATGAACCATGTGACATTTGAACAACAAAAGCTATGAGTAACCACCTTTTGTGATAGTAAAGTAATATTGTCACTAAAATCTCCAAGTAAAGTGCATTTTCACGATTCTATTGACTTAATTGATTGTTTTCCCTTAGACATACCTTTTGCTCAAGTAATCGGACGAATGATTTACGTCCTGACGTGTGATTAATGGCCTGCTTCTTTCGGTTCTCCCGATTTTGAGCTGAAATTTTCTGTCATACACAATAGGGAACAATTACTTATAATAGACAAACAGATTTTCCACCACAATATTTagacatattaaatatatagctaTTATATGGTTGTATGTGAGAAAGACTATCTGTACCTTAAAGGCATCGCTGCCCCACTTTTCACACAACTTCACCCATACAATGGGGTCCACCAGACTAGTTCCATTAGCCAACGCTTCTGCGTGGCTTCCATAGGATTCATAAATCTTGTGCAAGTCGTGGTGGAAGGAGTTGAAGCGCTTACGTAAGGCCTTTGTCACCGTCAATCGGTGGTTTTCGCGATCCCAGTCCAACACAAAGTCACTCTACATAAGGCAGCATGCAAACAATCACCAGTTATCTCGTTATTTAGGCGATGATTATACTACATAAACAACACCCCAAACACATGGACAATTAAATTTTTGACTTACCCGAACACGGTCAATGAACTCCTCTTTAATCGCTGGTGGGACATCCGACCAACGCTTGTAACTCATGTCACAATATTGTTTCACAATCCACGATACTCGTGTTGTGAACATAGCAGCGTGTTCACAACATGGGGCTGTCTCACCATCGTTTATCTTCAACTGCACTTTCCCGTTCTTCCTTAGCTTGTCAAAGAAAATGCATCTAGATGGCCCACGAGTTCGTCTCCTCTGTTCTTGCGTTCCTTCGGTCTCCATTGGGACATCTGCAGCTGTATTTTAAGGtacaatatattagtattttaaagtgTAATGTGGAATATTCACACTTAATAACACATACAAACATGCtaatgctttcaaaattaaagtattgGAAAAACATGCACCAGACTGTTCTCCAGTAGGTGCAGGCTCCCCAGCAGTATTCGGTTGTGGTTCTTGAATAGGTTCTAGCGCGTGAGTTGGCACAACGCATGGTGGGGGACTTGGAGGCTGTGTTGAGTCATCCGAGGAGGATTGATTACACTCCTCCGTGctatgatatgaagataatttCGCACCGCGTGGTCAGATGTGCCGACCTGAGTATGGGATATAACGCCTTCCACCTCGAAGACCTCGAAGTCTTCCTCCACCTCTTGAACTGGGTCCCGGCTGATTACCTGCACGAGTACAAGTTAATAACATAGTGGGATAAAATTGATGCCCTAATTGatacaaaataatctcaataTGCACAGACAGGTCCGTAAACAAGCAAATTTATCTACCATTTTCAGTTACTTTTAGGTAGACTAACCCTTACACTATGAGACTTTAAATAGACAAACGAATAACTAAGAGTCGGCCGTATATATACCTTGATAATGCATAGTGCATCCCAGTTCACCCAGCCTCCCGATATTGAACGTAACCTGAAGCAAATTAAATCACGTGTTAGGTACTATTTAATTTAGGTATAGATGTTGTAAAACTTGAATACTACTCTCAAGATTGTTTGCTACTtgcataataagaaaatatgagTTTGCATAATAAGTAGTTCGGGccagataaaatgattttcttcatggtagtaagaaaataaatcaaaacatatatttcacCCAAACTCATATTGAACTGTCTATATACACATACCAAGTTCAATATTGTTCTCATATTGTCAGATGTCTATATACACATGGAAAATTTCGAACAAGAATTCTAATATCTCAACCTTAAATGAACGAAGTTCCTAGGTTATATTTACAGGTCGCCAGACTCATCAGATGTTGTGTGCCCATCCTCATCTGAATGTTCCCCCTCATTTGTTGATAGGTCCTCTTCATCTGAATATTCCCCCTCACTGGCCGCATTTCCAGACTCAGAAGTGATCatgtcatcattaataaagccTGTTGAATCTATGCATTGACCAACCGGATCCATGATTTCTCGTGCATCTACATGGCTAGGTAGTATATCAGGCCTATTCAGTTGAGTTGCCACTTGATCTGTGTTATCACACTGCACTGgttcataataatatgatgGCTCATCTTCTTGATCGGCATCGGGAGTACTTGATTCCCCATCAAGTACTCCAAGAACTCTCGGTAGTACTTGATGGGGAATGTTGTATACATTCCTATTTGCATAGTTCTGCACAACACCCCAATTCCCTTTCGCCCTTAAATCTCTTATGTAGAAACATTGATCAGCTTGACTCGCCAACACgaatggttcatccttataccaagtcctgttcatgttgacactaatcatatggtcatccacccgcacccctcgttttcgatcaccaacgtcaaaccaatcacattcaAACAGGTACACCCGACGCCACTCCATGTAGCGTAactctacaatattattaataactccATAGAAGTCCAAATTATTTGTGGCCTCATCACCAGTTACCACCAGTCCAGAATTTTGTGTACGACGGCGAAGTTCACGCTGTTTCGTATGAaacctttttccatttattatgcaagcagCATATGTTGCAACCCAACGGTCAGGCCCGCAAGCTAACGCGTACAGATCAGCGGACACATCAAGTGTCTGCGAGGTACGATGTTCCtggatctatatatttaaaaaagcaaTTTGTCATAACGTTTATTATATGattagatccaaatcatataaaatgaaagctaTAGCAGCACATCTTAGATAGGAATGGATAAGAACTTACACGTTGCTTAAACCAAGTTGGGAACTCAGTTTGGTGCGTGCGCTTGATGCAATCTGGGTGTTGCACCTTACATTTCTCGTAGTGTTCCCTGCATTTGGGTCATCGAGGCGAAGCAACATATTGAAGTTAGATGgtattgggttcataacaaattgtatagaatgaaagatgattttTAGGCAAACTCGTTAATGCTTACTCTATATAAGGTCCAATCTCCGCACAATTATTGAGCACGTACCAGATGGCTGCCCTAAATAGTTTATCTTCTAACTGCACGTTCGAAGGCATGCCCAAGGGACGAACtttctggttgaaaattttgaacccaTCTAACGTTTCCGCTTCGTCGGCATCAATGTTGCGGTCCGGTCGACTAAACCTCGTCTCAATATCTTTGAGATACATGGAGCAGAATGTCAAGCATTCGGTGTGAATGTAAGCCTCGgctattgaaccttctgggagggctttattcttaacataccgcttgaatttgccgagatacctctcaaatgggtacatccacctatattgtactggacccccaagtCTGGCCTCATGGGGtaaatggacagctaggtggaccataacatcgaaaaaggaaggagggaatatcatctccagtTTGCATAGAATGGTGACAACATCAGTTTGGAGTTGGGCCAGGCGGTTGACATCGAGTGTTCGAGCACAcaactctttgaaaaaagtaccAAGTTCAGCCAAAGCCAAGCCAATGTCACTTCTTAAATACCCCCCAGCAGCAATAGGGAGTAGTCTTTGAAGGAAAACGTGACAGTCATGGCTTTTCAACCCTGAGATTTTGCAGTCACGTCGAGATACACAGTTCGAGATATTggaagcgaacccatctggaaatttgatatcagacaaccactcacaaaatttattcctttGCTCGACGTTTAATGTGTACTGTGCATGTGGCATTGTTACACGATCACCATGCCAtatcaagtgtaattcttttctataacCCAAAAGCTCTAAGTCACGCCTTGAATTGATGTTATCCTTACTTTTCCCTGGACTGTTCATTAAAGTGAACAAGATGTTGTCggcaatattcttctcaatatgcataacatctaaattatgccgaagtcgaactgttgaccaataaggtaacacgaagaatatgctacactttgtccagttctgctcttcagcagtgcgttttttcttcctatgagatttgccaaactgaacatccccaatcatctgcaattgattttgaatctcTTCAGGACCAAATTCCcttggtggcatgcgatgatcttctcTACCGTTGAACAACCATTTCCTCCTTCTCCATATGTGATCTCGGGGTAAGAAACGACGATGTCCCATGTAACAATGTTTTCGGCCATATTTCAACCAATTAGAGTCTGTGTCTGCATTGCAAGACGGACAAgccaattttccctttgttgaCCAGCCAGACAGATTCCCGTAGGCAGGAAAATCattgattgtccacaataaggcagcatgcaacataaacgtctccttagttgaggcatcatatgtaggtaccccatcttcccaaaattcaagcagttcatcGATCAACGGCTGCAAGTAtacatcaatatcattccctggtgaccttggACCAGGAATAATCAGAGATGTCAtgaagaattggtctttcatgcatgaccacggcggcaagttataggggacaaggatcactggccaaatgctatgagGTTTAGCCAAGTTGTTGAATGGAGTAAAGCCATCACTTGCCAGACcgagcctaacattgcgaggatcCGAAGCGAACCAGCCatgatcttcatcaaatttcttccagcaCTCAGAGTCGGCCGGATGTCTCATACAAGTATCTTCTTTCGTCTGTTGCTCTTTGTGCCATCGCATATCACCTGCTATCTTTGCAGACATGAAGAGACGCTGCAATCTCGGTTTCAATGGAAAGTGAcgcaacactttttgaggtACCGCGCGATGTCCGCGTGTATTTGGTATCCACCTCGAAGCCTTACATACAGGGCATTCATGAAGAgctgcattttccttccaaaataagaTGCAGTCGTTGGGGCATGcatggattttgtggtatttgaagCCCAAACCGCGCTCCAACgaccttgactcctcatatgatTGTGGCAATAGGGCATCAGGAAAGGCAGACCTCAACAAATCAAGTAGCATGTCAAATGACTTAATTGACCACCCACCGATTGATTTGatgtgtaacaacttcacaacgaatgacagttttgaaaattttNNNNNNNNNNNNNNNNNNNNNNNNNNNNNNNNNNNNNNNNNNNNNNNNNNNNNNNNNNNNNNNNNNNNNNNNNNNNNNNNNNNNNNNNNNNNNNNNNNNNTGGTTTAGAaactttttttccccaaaaaaatCCACATGATTCAAGTCCTGAGGAAATACAACTAAGTAAAAATTTTTGttattcaaaacataaataataaaacatttgatttctagacaaaaatatcttttgaaaaGCATACATAATGACCAAGAAAGATCACTAATTTCAAATCCTATAGCCAGATTAGACcccaaaaataagagaataagaaacattcaaaaaacaaaaactaaatacaaaaactaaagaaaattccaaattcaatttttgcAAGCATGAACTAGAGCATTATGTGTGaggaaagaagggaaaaaacaaacaatgagaatctttataaatgcaaaataacCAGGAAAAGGCAATGAAAATGCTAATGAGTCACAACGGTCTGTTTGCTTCTAATGAACAATGATTGAGATTAAAATCAAAAGTTATTCAACCTACCATAACTAAGTTTGTACTTCCAACAAGAGAAcaaatatgatatgaattttgGTGAGCCTTTTGAATGAATGCCTCAAAATTAGTTTGGttcagaaaatttttttaaaaaaagaaatccacaTCATTTAAGTTCGGAGAGAATAAAACCTTGGAAAACTTTTCGGTATTTCATATAGCATAAATAATGCCACATTTGATTTCCagacaaaaatactttttgaacaaaaaaacaagCTAAAATACTCAATATTTTAGCATCTAGCacatttatatttctttctttcatcattttaaaCCCCAAGAAAACAGCAATGCAACATTCAAACTGCCAAACCTTCATTTCCTTCTCATTATCTCTACTTTGATGAAAAGCATACACAAATAGCAAGAAAGATCACTAATTTCAGATCTTACAAATAGCATGAAagatcactaatttcaaaaataagagaataggaaacatacaaagaagaaaaataataaaaaaaactaaagaaaatttcAAGTTTGATTCTTGCGAGCATGAACCTGACTACTGTGTGTGACAGAAAGGAGGAAAACAAACAACGAGAATCTTTAGAACTACAAAACAGCCAGCAAAAAGTAATGAAAACCGTAACAAGTTACAACATAGATAAAACACCATCGGCCTGTTTCCTTCCAACAAACAatgactaaaaataaaatcaaaagttatTCAACCTATCATAACCAAGTTTGTGCTTCCAACAACAGAACACACACACGATATGCATTTGGGTGattctttttcaataaatgCTTCAAAATTAGTTTTGTTCAGaacctttttttaaaacaaatccaCATCATTCAAgtcttaagaaaataaaactaaccaaaaattttcagtatttaaaacataaataataaagcatttgatttataaacaaaaatacctcttgaaccaaaaagaaaaaagagctcAATATTTTAGCATCCAGTACATCTCTATTTCTTTATCTCGTCATCTAAAACCCCAAGAAAACAACAATGTAACATTCAAACTAGAAAACATCCATTGCCTTCCCATTAGCTAGCTCCTTCACTTTGTCAAGAAGCATACACAAAGAGCAAGAAACATCACTAATTTCAAATCCTACAGCCAGAcccaaaaaataacataatcaaGAAACATTCAAAGAACAAATACAAGatacaaaaactaaagaaaatctcaagTTCGATCCTCGCAAGCGTGAACCAGAACACTATGTGTGAGGGAAAGGAGAAAGAACAAACAACAGGAAAATTTAGAATGCAATATAGCcacaaaaaagtaatgaaaatgcCAATGAGTTACACCACAACATAATCGGTGTATTTGCTTTCGATGAATAATGATtgagaataaaatcaaaagttatCCAAACAACGATAATTAAGTTTGTGCTTCCATCAACAAAACACACACATGATAATTTCAATAAAAGCCTCAACACTAGTTTGgttcaaaaactttttttaaaaatcaaatccacaTCATTCAAGTCTTGAGAAAATACaactgataaattttttttactatttagaacatgaataataaaacatttgattCGTAGACAAAAATACCCTTTGAACAAAACAGAAACCAGAGGTGAATATTTTAGCATCTATcacatttctatttctttttcgcATCATCTAAAATCTCAAGAAAACATCAATCTaacattcaaaatatgaaatattcattcccTTCGCATTACATCCACTTTCTCGAAAAGCATATACTAAAATCAAGAAAGATCACTAATTTCAAATCCTACACATATACAGTATTCTTACTTGTCCAGAAAAGTCCAAGCTGCTAAACTATTGTTTAATTCCAAAGGctcaaattatattcttataatgatatatatatatatatatatatatatatatatactttctaaatacatatttatggaAGTCTTtctaatatatcatcatcatgcacaATTTTAAGTGTCCAAAACTTCAAGGCTGTGAGATAGCTTATTTTGGACACCCAAATAACTTGCATGACTTTATAACACTAGCAGCCTAGCTAGAGGGTGTAATTATCAGACCAagaaatcaatttaatttatttcctagttggacatgtatataatatatatatatatatatatatatgtatctacggtgtgcaaattaaaaatatcacccCAAAATTACTAACTATTAACGCCCCACATCAACACCTACACAAAATGCAAATATAAAGGTGGCATTTTCGTGCAAAAAGCATCAAGCTTCCTGACTCAAACAGATGGAAATTAgtctacaagaaaaatgcacCGATTGTTGTAAAGCAACCAGTCTACATATAAGGTGGAGAGATAGAGAAATTACGCCAACCAATACCTCTGTTCACTAAAGGAATTCACACGGACAAGCCTTGGTGGAATATGCTTGCCCTCTGATACTTGATCCCAGAAGAAGTACTCCAAAAATTACGACCCTCGCTTCTGTGGGGAAGAAAAATGAAGTGGAGGTCAGAGGCGCAGAAGCTTTGGGGCGTATTTGAAAATGGAGATGAAGTCGTGTGTGTGAAGTGGGTGGATTTAATTGCTGGTAGCCGAACTGGGGAAGAACGTGGAAGTACTGGGGAAGAacggagatgattttagaaatggGTAAGGCTCGGGACGGGAGGGAAAGGGGGAAATAAATTAGATTTGGCGCCCAGAGCTATCCCATCGATTTCATGTCGCTAcaacatgtgattttatatcCCGGCGATTGTTTTCGCAGCTAAAATCTattaaatcgctgcaattgttGCATTTGGGACCGGCCCGTGTTTTTATGAGGATTGGATTTTAAAACGTGCGGCGAGTTTTTAATCGCTAGCAAAAACATTATATAGCGGCGATTTATTTTGCAGCAGATAGAAAATCGCTGCTAAAAGgcctatttcttgtagtgtatgtTGATCAAAGTTAATATTTACATTCGaatttcaattaatatattaaaatatttatatttatattcaggcaatattagataataattacATTCGAACCGCTAccttaataaaacaaaattatgttcgaatattaatattgacatgcaaacattaataaaaataaaaataaaaattgctaCGTTCTAATATTAACCTCAAAAGTTATTGTCGAATGTAACGTACACTAATAGGCATTCACATGATCAGTACGTATCTTGAGGGAAATTAGGAGTCGCACGGCATGTTGTTTCTCGTCTTCTTGAATCTTTCATTTATACAGCCTCGATCCCATGCATCTTATAATTAACATCACCtagctcttatatatatttatatatatatatataaatatatatatatatattatagtccCTAATTCACATTTCATGACTTTTCTGAAGCACGACTACTAATTTATAGCTAATTCCttcctatattatatatttgaagaaAGGAAGTTTGTccatctcaaaatattttcaggCCATCAAATCTCACGGTGACACACTGGCGGCCGTTGGCCAACCTCTCCAACACGATGAGTTCCAATCTTATCTCCTTGGAGAACTGGACTCAACATATGATGCCATAGTCACGTCAATATATATCCACTCGGGTTGATCCTATGTCTGCAGAGAATCTCTTCGGTCACCTCCTCAACTTTGAGTTGAGAATTGAGCAAATTAACTTAGCTCTAGAAGCCACTGTGGGCTTTGTCAATATAGCCACAAAATGAAGGCTCTCAAGGTTGTGGAGGGAAAACCGATTTCCAATGCTCTCCACAAAAATATGCCTACCAGAACAACACTTCTCATGGCCGCGGAAGAGGACACCGTGGGAGAGGAGGCTAATCTTCTTCCAACTCATGCCCCACCTGTCAAGCTATGTGTGGCAAGACTGGTCATACAACAATTCAATGCTACTATCGTTTCGACCAAGCGCATCAAGGCATTCCAAACATGCTAGCATACCTAACGTCCCAACGCTCAACTCAGGACAACTCTTGGTATCTTGATATATGATCA
This genomic interval from Juglans regia cultivar Chandler chromosome 3, Walnut 2.0, whole genome shotgun sequence contains the following:
- the LOC118348064 gene encoding uncharacterized protein LOC118348064; this translates as MWMELNVIQIHSITMPSVKCFKRLVLMEEFQLLRKSTCRIFHSNIMMILLCYSSHSLSKGLEVHRLFEVHAANDPQRNPALASKSFRNGVSSSGDTSSSASSEVTSATQKKTKGTNPFDQV
- the LOC108989579 gene encoding uncharacterized protein LOC108989579: METEGTQEQRRRTRGPSRCIFFDKLRKNGKVQLKINDGETAPCCEHAAMFTTRVSWIVKQYCDMSYKRWSDVPPAIKEEFIDRVRSDFVLDWDRENHRLTVTKALRKRFNSFHHDLHKIYESYGSHAEALANGTSLVDPIVWVKLCEKWGSDAFKKISAQNRENRKKQAINHTSGRKSFVRLLEQKRNENGNLVDFYKETRWSKKKNAFVTDATENTYKEMQCRLDGLGPEQRSDEAAATVFREVLGHRPGYARGLGEMVIPESSRQRDKVQMQQYMSEAEKHKKDAEQYKKDAEQYKKDAEAYKSQLDEMRTEMRELREHQLQNDKVMQSFFRAFPSFTESVRQTQCNDSPGP